A part of Neoarius graeffei isolate fNeoGra1 chromosome 22, fNeoGra1.pri, whole genome shotgun sequence genomic DNA contains:
- the bag6l gene encoding large proline-rich protein BAG6 isoform X3, with product MEESGDITVTVKTLDSQSRSYTVRGEWTVQEFKEHIASSVEIPVDKQRLIYQGRVLQDDRTLTEYNVDGKVIHLVERAPPQATQSGGGGDAVSGSSGGGEGSSGSTHSSTSTSQGAPHDRNGNSYVMLGTFNLPVNILDPQQIQMSVQQMMAGVDGARNARVNTSTGSNGSVDVHINLDQSAQSEPRIRLQLAENLLRETRSLIRRLEGQASEGSTQQGPADSSSSSAQPMDTSPPPPPASSSTSTQTEGPPHSGPNHPSPSELMEVLSEVRRVEERLRPFMERTHSILGAASSADYNNNTQERDEDQRTLNVVGESLRLLGNTLVALSDLRCNLAAQPPRHLHVVRPITHYTSPVLLQSGLPPIPIPMNIGTTVTMTSNGRQAGEGQPQSSQPSGQSEEQDQAQAPSSQPNGGSQTPDQGTPRVIRITHQTMEPVVMMQMNLDDSGSGAQAPGQQNPNAAGQTGSAPPVHIPGLPPEFMQAIVHQISQQAVAMATAASTGHHGHQSGTPAPNAPNGDTPAVPPPPQARVVITRPTFTPRIPQPAGTRAATINLRSSVPPTTGQQPAQGPVSNSPLTQMVSGLVGQLLMPMHTGDQTSTGSSSHSFSISTSSSSVPPSSSSNTSTHTSSNTTSTAPTGQSQNEGPEGNLPHLLGSLLGGAAGVGGSVSGGSPSITVTMPGMPAFIQGMSEFIQSNQPVFPPPPSQQPPPVSSAPSGPSATPLNPPHPPSGGGETLSPELFTGIVQGVLSTMMGSLGAGQGNTESIAQFVQRLSQTSNLFTPGAGDAVGFFGDLLSLVCQSFSMVDMVVLLHGNPQPLSRIQPELAAFFNEHYLNGREPTDANISTAAEDLINGLEEYIAESFSTVTVRDGVDIIQTNMSFLRQQFTRMATHILRCTDHMFGPRLLFLCTQGLFECLALNLYCLRGEQRALTAVINHRIRRMSAEVNPSLVNWLTSMMSMRLHVILDHNPVTEDQIQHYVLYTQPESESNTEAVQQTQSQNVEMSPAPATTAEEAMAPSGERTDSRQPTPDLMSLHRPSVNTQESSGMAANGREESGAEAEPWAAAVPPEWVPIIRHDMLSQRKIKAQPPLSDAYLQGMPAKRRKSSQIQRITEAEEVLDSYWSVLCLIDCSG from the exons ATGTTGATGGGAAGGTCATTCATCTCGTCGAGCGGGCTCCTCCTCAAGCCACACAGTCAGGAGGTGGAGGAGATGCTGTGTCTGGTTCATCAGGAGGCGGAGAGGGATCATCTGGCTCGACTCATTCCTCTACCTCCACCTCCCAAGGAGCTCCGCATGACCGCAACGGTAACAGCTACGTCATGCTGGGCACCTTTAACCTCCCTGTGAACATCCTGGACCCCCAGCAGATTCAG ATGTCTGTGCAGCAGATGATGGCTGGTGTCGATGGAGCACGAAACGCCAGAGTCAACACGAGCACTGGG AGCAATGGATCTGTGGATGTGCATATTAACTTGGACCAGTCAGCTCAGAGTGAACCGAGGATAAGGCTCCAGTTGGCGGAAAATTTGTTGCGAGAGACTCGGTCCTTAATTCGCAGACTGGAG GGTCAAGCGAGTGAAGGATCCACCCAGCAGGGGCCAGCAGATTCCTCTTCTTCATCAGCACAACCAATGGACACATCCCCACCTCCACCTCCTGCCTCTTCCTCCACCTCCACACAGACAGAAGGCCCTCCTCATTCTGGACCAAA TCACCCAAGCCCATCAGAGCTGATGGAGGTGCTCTCAGAAGTGCGGAGGGTGGAGGAAAGGCTCCGCCCCTTCATGGAGAGAACTCACTCCATCCTGGGAGCAGCCAGTTCTGCTGATTACAACAACAAT ACACAAGAGCGTGATGAAGACCAGCGCACCCTCAATGTAGTTGGCGAGTCCCTTCGACTTCTAGGCAACACCTTGGTTGCTTTGAGTGATCTTCGGTGCAACCTGGCTGCACAGCCTCCCCGCCACCTACACGTGGTTCGGCCTATAACCCACTACACGTCACCGGTTCTGCTGCAGAGTGGTCTGCCTCCTATACCGATACCA ATGAACATCGGAACCACAGTTACAATGACCTCTAATGGCAGACAGGCAGGTGAAGGTCAGCCTCAATCATCTCAACCATCTGGTCAGTCAGAAGAGCAGGATCAGGCACAGGCACCGTCCTCTCAACCAAATGGAGGCAGTCAGACACCTGATCAGGGGACGCCTCGTGTGATCAGAATCACCCACCAGACCATGGAGCCTGTCGTGATGATGCAGATGAACCTGGATG ATTCAGGCAGTGGAGCTCAGGCCCCAGGCCAACAGAATCCCAACGCTGCTGGACAGACTG GCTCTGCCCCTCCCGTGCACATCCCTGGCTTGCCTCCTGAGTTCATGCAGGCTATCGTGCATCAGATCTCCCAACAGGCTGTTGCAATGGCCACTGCAGCCTCAACTGGCCACCATGGACATCAGTCAGGCACTCCTGCACCAAATGCCCCAAACGGAGACACACCAGCTGTTCCTCCACCTCCCCAAGCCAGAGTCGTCATCACCCGACCCACCTTTACCCCACGGATTCCTCAGCCCGCTGGCACCAGGGCAGCTACCATCAACCTGCGTTCATCGGTGCCACCCACCACCGGCCAACAGCCTGCACAG GGCCCAGTGTCTAATTCTCCTCTCACTCAGATGGTGAGTGGTTTGGTCGGGCAGCTGCTAATGCCGATGCACACAG GTGATCAAACATCCACTGGCTCTTCATCCCATTCGTTCTCCATCTCTACCTCCTCCTCCTCAGTTCCCCCTTCCTCATCATCCAATACATCAACACATACCTCTTCTAACACTACCAGCACAGCTCCCACAGGCCAGTCACAGAACGAGGGTCCGGAAGGGAACTTGCCCCACTTGCTGGGTTCCCTCCTGGGTGGAGCTGCTGGAGTAGGTGGGAGTGTCTCCGGAGGCTCTCCTTCCATTACTGTGACCATGCCTGGCATGCCTGCCTTTATCCAGGGCATGTCTGAGTTTATCCAG TCCAATCAGCCTGTGTTTCCTCCACCCCCGAGCCAGCAGCCTCCGCCTGTTTCCTCtgctccatctggcccatcagcgACGCCTCTGAACCCTCCTCATCCTCCCAGCGGCGGAGGGGAGACGCTGAGCCCGGAGCTGTTCACAGGCATCGTGCAGGGCGTGCTGTCCACCATGATGGGTTCTCTGGGAGCTGGTCAGGGTAACACTGAGAGCATTGCCCAATTCGTTCAGAGACTTTCTCAAACCAGCAATCTCTTCACTCCTGGAGCTGGAGATGCTGTGG GTTTCTTCGGAGACTTGCTGTCTCTGGTGTGTCAGAGTTTCTCCATGGTGGATATGGTGGTGTTGCTGCATGGCAACCCTCAACCTCTGAGTCGTATCCAGCCTGAACTCGCTGCCTTCTTCAATGAGCACTATCTCAATGGACGAGAGCCTACTGATGCTAATATTTCT ACCGCTGCTGAAGATCTCATTAATGGACTGGAGGAGTATATTGCTGAGAGCTTT TCCACAGTCACAGTGCGAGACGGAGTTGACATCATCCAGACAAACATGTCCTTCCTCAGACAGCAGTTCACACGCATGGCAACGCACATACTCCGCTGTACAG ATCACATGTTTGGTCCTCGCTTGCTGTTTCTGTGCACTCAGGGTCTGTTTGAGTGTCTGGCTCTCAACCTGTACTGTCTAAGAGGAGAGCAGAGGGCCCTTACAGCAGTCATCAACCATCGCATT aGAAGGATGTCTGCAGAAGTAAATCCCAGTCTAGTGAACTGGCTGACCAGTATGATGTCCATGAGGCTGCATGTGATTCTGGACCATAACCCGGTTACAGAGGACCAAATCCAGCATTACGTTCTCTACACACAG CCTGAGTCCGAGTCGAATACGGAGGCAGTCCAGCAGACGCAGAGCCAGAACGTGGAG atgtctcCAGCACCTGCAACTACTGCTGAGGAGGCCATGGCACCTTCAGGAGAGAGAACTGACTCCAGGCAGCCAACTCCAGATCTCATGTCGCTTCACAGGCCATCAGTGAACACCCAGGAATCTTCTGGAATGGCAGCTAATGGGAGGGAGGAGTCAGGAGCAGAGGCGGAGCCATGGGCAGCAGCCGTGCCACCT gAGTGGGTGCCCATCATTAGGCATGACATGCTGTCTCAAAGGAAGATAAAAGCTCAGCCTCCGCTGTCTGATGCTTACCTTCAGGGAATGCCGGCCAAGAGGAGGAAG AGCTCTCAAATACAGCGTATAACAGAAGCAGAAGAGGTTTTAGACTCATACTGGTCTGTGTTGTGTCTGATAGACTGCTCAGGGTGA
- the bag6l gene encoding large proline-rich protein BAG6 isoform X1, with translation MEESGDITVTVKTLDSQSRSYTVRGEWTVQEFKEHIASSVEIPVDKQRLIYQGRVLQDDRTLTEYNVDGKVIHLVERAPPQATQSGGGGDAVSGSSGGGEGSSGSTHSSTSTSQGAPHDRNGNSYVMLGTFNLPVNILDPQQIQMSVQQMMAGVDGARNARVNTSTGSNGSVDVHINLDQSAQSEPRIRLQLAENLLRETRSLIRRLEGQASEGSTQQGPADSSSSSAQPMDTSPPPPPASSSTSTQTEGPPHSGPNHPSPSELMEVLSEVRRVEERLRPFMERTHSILGAASSADYNNNTQERDEDQRTLNVVGESLRLLGNTLVALSDLRCNLAAQPPRHLHVVRPITHYTSPVLLQSGLPPIPIPMNIGTTVTMTSNGRQAGEGQPQSSQPSGQSEEQDQAQAPSSQPNGGSQTPDQGTPRVIRITHQTMEPVVMMQMNLDDSGSGAQAPGQQNPNAAGQTGSAPPVHIPGLPPEFMQAIVHQISQQAVAMATAASTGHHGHQSGTPAPNAPNGDTPAVPPPPQARVVITRPTFTPRIPQPAGTRAATINLRSSVPPTTGQQPAQGPVSNSPLTQMVSGLVGQLLMPMHTGDQTSTGSSSHSFSISTSSSSVPPSSSSNTSTHTSSNTTSTAPTGQSQNEGPEGNLPHLLGSLLGGAAGVGGSVSGGSPSITVTMPGMPAFIQGMSEFIQSNQPVFPPPPSQQPPPVSSAPSGPSATPLNPPHPPSGGGETLSPELFTGIVQGVLSTMMGSLGAGQGNTESIAQFVQRLSQTSNLFTPGAGDAVGFFGDLLSLVCQSFSMVDMVVLLHGNPQPLSRIQPELAAFFNEHYLNGREPTDANISTAAEDLINGLEEYIAESFSTVTVRDGVDIIQTNMSFLRQQFTRMATHILRCTDHMFGPRLLFLCTQGLFECLALNLYCLRGEQRALTAVINHRIRRMSAEVNPSLVNWLTSMMSMRLHVILDHNPVTEDQIQHYVLYTQPESESNTEAVQQTQSQNVEMSPAPATTAEEAMAPSGERTDSRQPTPDLMSLHRPSVNTQESSGMAANGREESGAEAEPWAAAVPPEWVPIIRHDMLSQRKIKAQPPLSDAYLQGMPAKRRKTAQGEGPHISLSEAVSVAARAVGARPITTPDNLQGELDTPELQDAYTQQIKSDLKKRVNEDPDYNSQRFPNTHKAFSEDS, from the exons ATGTTGATGGGAAGGTCATTCATCTCGTCGAGCGGGCTCCTCCTCAAGCCACACAGTCAGGAGGTGGAGGAGATGCTGTGTCTGGTTCATCAGGAGGCGGAGAGGGATCATCTGGCTCGACTCATTCCTCTACCTCCACCTCCCAAGGAGCTCCGCATGACCGCAACGGTAACAGCTACGTCATGCTGGGCACCTTTAACCTCCCTGTGAACATCCTGGACCCCCAGCAGATTCAG ATGTCTGTGCAGCAGATGATGGCTGGTGTCGATGGAGCACGAAACGCCAGAGTCAACACGAGCACTGGG AGCAATGGATCTGTGGATGTGCATATTAACTTGGACCAGTCAGCTCAGAGTGAACCGAGGATAAGGCTCCAGTTGGCGGAAAATTTGTTGCGAGAGACTCGGTCCTTAATTCGCAGACTGGAG GGTCAAGCGAGTGAAGGATCCACCCAGCAGGGGCCAGCAGATTCCTCTTCTTCATCAGCACAACCAATGGACACATCCCCACCTCCACCTCCTGCCTCTTCCTCCACCTCCACACAGACAGAAGGCCCTCCTCATTCTGGACCAAA TCACCCAAGCCCATCAGAGCTGATGGAGGTGCTCTCAGAAGTGCGGAGGGTGGAGGAAAGGCTCCGCCCCTTCATGGAGAGAACTCACTCCATCCTGGGAGCAGCCAGTTCTGCTGATTACAACAACAAT ACACAAGAGCGTGATGAAGACCAGCGCACCCTCAATGTAGTTGGCGAGTCCCTTCGACTTCTAGGCAACACCTTGGTTGCTTTGAGTGATCTTCGGTGCAACCTGGCTGCACAGCCTCCCCGCCACCTACACGTGGTTCGGCCTATAACCCACTACACGTCACCGGTTCTGCTGCAGAGTGGTCTGCCTCCTATACCGATACCA ATGAACATCGGAACCACAGTTACAATGACCTCTAATGGCAGACAGGCAGGTGAAGGTCAGCCTCAATCATCTCAACCATCTGGTCAGTCAGAAGAGCAGGATCAGGCACAGGCACCGTCCTCTCAACCAAATGGAGGCAGTCAGACACCTGATCAGGGGACGCCTCGTGTGATCAGAATCACCCACCAGACCATGGAGCCTGTCGTGATGATGCAGATGAACCTGGATG ATTCAGGCAGTGGAGCTCAGGCCCCAGGCCAACAGAATCCCAACGCTGCTGGACAGACTG GCTCTGCCCCTCCCGTGCACATCCCTGGCTTGCCTCCTGAGTTCATGCAGGCTATCGTGCATCAGATCTCCCAACAGGCTGTTGCAATGGCCACTGCAGCCTCAACTGGCCACCATGGACATCAGTCAGGCACTCCTGCACCAAATGCCCCAAACGGAGACACACCAGCTGTTCCTCCACCTCCCCAAGCCAGAGTCGTCATCACCCGACCCACCTTTACCCCACGGATTCCTCAGCCCGCTGGCACCAGGGCAGCTACCATCAACCTGCGTTCATCGGTGCCACCCACCACCGGCCAACAGCCTGCACAG GGCCCAGTGTCTAATTCTCCTCTCACTCAGATGGTGAGTGGTTTGGTCGGGCAGCTGCTAATGCCGATGCACACAG GTGATCAAACATCCACTGGCTCTTCATCCCATTCGTTCTCCATCTCTACCTCCTCCTCCTCAGTTCCCCCTTCCTCATCATCCAATACATCAACACATACCTCTTCTAACACTACCAGCACAGCTCCCACAGGCCAGTCACAGAACGAGGGTCCGGAAGGGAACTTGCCCCACTTGCTGGGTTCCCTCCTGGGTGGAGCTGCTGGAGTAGGTGGGAGTGTCTCCGGAGGCTCTCCTTCCATTACTGTGACCATGCCTGGCATGCCTGCCTTTATCCAGGGCATGTCTGAGTTTATCCAG TCCAATCAGCCTGTGTTTCCTCCACCCCCGAGCCAGCAGCCTCCGCCTGTTTCCTCtgctccatctggcccatcagcgACGCCTCTGAACCCTCCTCATCCTCCCAGCGGCGGAGGGGAGACGCTGAGCCCGGAGCTGTTCACAGGCATCGTGCAGGGCGTGCTGTCCACCATGATGGGTTCTCTGGGAGCTGGTCAGGGTAACACTGAGAGCATTGCCCAATTCGTTCAGAGACTTTCTCAAACCAGCAATCTCTTCACTCCTGGAGCTGGAGATGCTGTGG GTTTCTTCGGAGACTTGCTGTCTCTGGTGTGTCAGAGTTTCTCCATGGTGGATATGGTGGTGTTGCTGCATGGCAACCCTCAACCTCTGAGTCGTATCCAGCCTGAACTCGCTGCCTTCTTCAATGAGCACTATCTCAATGGACGAGAGCCTACTGATGCTAATATTTCT ACCGCTGCTGAAGATCTCATTAATGGACTGGAGGAGTATATTGCTGAGAGCTTT TCCACAGTCACAGTGCGAGACGGAGTTGACATCATCCAGACAAACATGTCCTTCCTCAGACAGCAGTTCACACGCATGGCAACGCACATACTCCGCTGTACAG ATCACATGTTTGGTCCTCGCTTGCTGTTTCTGTGCACTCAGGGTCTGTTTGAGTGTCTGGCTCTCAACCTGTACTGTCTAAGAGGAGAGCAGAGGGCCCTTACAGCAGTCATCAACCATCGCATT aGAAGGATGTCTGCAGAAGTAAATCCCAGTCTAGTGAACTGGCTGACCAGTATGATGTCCATGAGGCTGCATGTGATTCTGGACCATAACCCGGTTACAGAGGACCAAATCCAGCATTACGTTCTCTACACACAG CCTGAGTCCGAGTCGAATACGGAGGCAGTCCAGCAGACGCAGAGCCAGAACGTGGAG atgtctcCAGCACCTGCAACTACTGCTGAGGAGGCCATGGCACCTTCAGGAGAGAGAACTGACTCCAGGCAGCCAACTCCAGATCTCATGTCGCTTCACAGGCCATCAGTGAACACCCAGGAATCTTCTGGAATGGCAGCTAATGGGAGGGAGGAGTCAGGAGCAGAGGCGGAGCCATGGGCAGCAGCCGTGCCACCT gAGTGGGTGCCCATCATTAGGCATGACATGCTGTCTCAAAGGAAGATAAAAGCTCAGCCTCCGCTGTCTGATGCTTACCTTCAGGGAATGCCGGCCAAGAGGAGGAAG ACTGCTCAGGGTGAGGGACCACACATTTCGCTCTCGGAGGCCGTGAGCGTCGCTGCCCGAGCAGTAGGAGCACGGCCCATCACTACTCCAGACAACCTGCAGGGGGAGCTGGACACACCAGAACTGCAGGACGCTTACACACAACAG ATTAAGAGTGACCTAAAGAAAAGAGTTAACGAAGACCCAGACTACAATTCTCAGCGTTTCCCAAACACGCACAAGGCTTTCTCTGAAGACTCTTGA
- the bag6l gene encoding large proline-rich protein BAG6 isoform X2 yields MEESGDITVTVKTLDSQSRSYTVRGEWTVQEFKEHIASSVEIPVDKQRLIYQGRVLQDDRTLTEYNVDGKVIHLVERAPPQATQSGGGGDAVSGSSGGGEGSSGSTHSSTSTSQGAPHDRNGNSYVMLGTFNLPVNILDPQQIQMSVQQMMAGVDGARNARVNTSTGSNGSVDVHINLDQSAQSEPRIRLQLAENLLRETRSLIRRLEGQASEGSTQQGPADSSSSSAQPMDTSPPPPPASSSTSTQTEGPPHSGPNHPSPSELMEVLSEVRRVEERLRPFMERTHSILGAASSADYNNNTQERDEDQRTLNVVGESLRLLGNTLVALSDLRCNLAAQPPRHLHVVRPITHYTSPVLLQSGLPPIPIPMNIGTTVTMTSNGRQAGEGQPQSSQPSGQSEEQDQAQAPSSQPNGGSQTPDQGTPRVIRITHQTMEPVVMMQMNLDGSAPPVHIPGLPPEFMQAIVHQISQQAVAMATAASTGHHGHQSGTPAPNAPNGDTPAVPPPPQARVVITRPTFTPRIPQPAGTRAATINLRSSVPPTTGQQPAQGPVSNSPLTQMVSGLVGQLLMPMHTGDQTSTGSSSHSFSISTSSSSVPPSSSSNTSTHTSSNTTSTAPTGQSQNEGPEGNLPHLLGSLLGGAAGVGGSVSGGSPSITVTMPGMPAFIQGMSEFIQSNQPVFPPPPSQQPPPVSSAPSGPSATPLNPPHPPSGGGETLSPELFTGIVQGVLSTMMGSLGAGQGNTESIAQFVQRLSQTSNLFTPGAGDAVGFFGDLLSLVCQSFSMVDMVVLLHGNPQPLSRIQPELAAFFNEHYLNGREPTDANISTAAEDLINGLEEYIAESFSTVTVRDGVDIIQTNMSFLRQQFTRMATHILRCTDHMFGPRLLFLCTQGLFECLALNLYCLRGEQRALTAVINHRIRRMSAEVNPSLVNWLTSMMSMRLHVILDHNPVTEDQIQHYVLYTQPESESNTEAVQQTQSQNVEMSPAPATTAEEAMAPSGERTDSRQPTPDLMSLHRPSVNTQESSGMAANGREESGAEAEPWAAAVPPEWVPIIRHDMLSQRKIKAQPPLSDAYLQGMPAKRRKTAQGEGPHISLSEAVSVAARAVGARPITTPDNLQGELDTPELQDAYTQQIKSDLKKRVNEDPDYNSQRFPNTHKAFSEDS; encoded by the exons ATGTTGATGGGAAGGTCATTCATCTCGTCGAGCGGGCTCCTCCTCAAGCCACACAGTCAGGAGGTGGAGGAGATGCTGTGTCTGGTTCATCAGGAGGCGGAGAGGGATCATCTGGCTCGACTCATTCCTCTACCTCCACCTCCCAAGGAGCTCCGCATGACCGCAACGGTAACAGCTACGTCATGCTGGGCACCTTTAACCTCCCTGTGAACATCCTGGACCCCCAGCAGATTCAG ATGTCTGTGCAGCAGATGATGGCTGGTGTCGATGGAGCACGAAACGCCAGAGTCAACACGAGCACTGGG AGCAATGGATCTGTGGATGTGCATATTAACTTGGACCAGTCAGCTCAGAGTGAACCGAGGATAAGGCTCCAGTTGGCGGAAAATTTGTTGCGAGAGACTCGGTCCTTAATTCGCAGACTGGAG GGTCAAGCGAGTGAAGGATCCACCCAGCAGGGGCCAGCAGATTCCTCTTCTTCATCAGCACAACCAATGGACACATCCCCACCTCCACCTCCTGCCTCTTCCTCCACCTCCACACAGACAGAAGGCCCTCCTCATTCTGGACCAAA TCACCCAAGCCCATCAGAGCTGATGGAGGTGCTCTCAGAAGTGCGGAGGGTGGAGGAAAGGCTCCGCCCCTTCATGGAGAGAACTCACTCCATCCTGGGAGCAGCCAGTTCTGCTGATTACAACAACAAT ACACAAGAGCGTGATGAAGACCAGCGCACCCTCAATGTAGTTGGCGAGTCCCTTCGACTTCTAGGCAACACCTTGGTTGCTTTGAGTGATCTTCGGTGCAACCTGGCTGCACAGCCTCCCCGCCACCTACACGTGGTTCGGCCTATAACCCACTACACGTCACCGGTTCTGCTGCAGAGTGGTCTGCCTCCTATACCGATACCA ATGAACATCGGAACCACAGTTACAATGACCTCTAATGGCAGACAGGCAGGTGAAGGTCAGCCTCAATCATCTCAACCATCTGGTCAGTCAGAAGAGCAGGATCAGGCACAGGCACCGTCCTCTCAACCAAATGGAGGCAGTCAGACACCTGATCAGGGGACGCCTCGTGTGATCAGAATCACCCACCAGACCATGGAGCCTGTCGTGATGATGCAGATGAACCTGGATG GCTCTGCCCCTCCCGTGCACATCCCTGGCTTGCCTCCTGAGTTCATGCAGGCTATCGTGCATCAGATCTCCCAACAGGCTGTTGCAATGGCCACTGCAGCCTCAACTGGCCACCATGGACATCAGTCAGGCACTCCTGCACCAAATGCCCCAAACGGAGACACACCAGCTGTTCCTCCACCTCCCCAAGCCAGAGTCGTCATCACCCGACCCACCTTTACCCCACGGATTCCTCAGCCCGCTGGCACCAGGGCAGCTACCATCAACCTGCGTTCATCGGTGCCACCCACCACCGGCCAACAGCCTGCACAG GGCCCAGTGTCTAATTCTCCTCTCACTCAGATGGTGAGTGGTTTGGTCGGGCAGCTGCTAATGCCGATGCACACAG GTGATCAAACATCCACTGGCTCTTCATCCCATTCGTTCTCCATCTCTACCTCCTCCTCCTCAGTTCCCCCTTCCTCATCATCCAATACATCAACACATACCTCTTCTAACACTACCAGCACAGCTCCCACAGGCCAGTCACAGAACGAGGGTCCGGAAGGGAACTTGCCCCACTTGCTGGGTTCCCTCCTGGGTGGAGCTGCTGGAGTAGGTGGGAGTGTCTCCGGAGGCTCTCCTTCCATTACTGTGACCATGCCTGGCATGCCTGCCTTTATCCAGGGCATGTCTGAGTTTATCCAG TCCAATCAGCCTGTGTTTCCTCCACCCCCGAGCCAGCAGCCTCCGCCTGTTTCCTCtgctccatctggcccatcagcgACGCCTCTGAACCCTCCTCATCCTCCCAGCGGCGGAGGGGAGACGCTGAGCCCGGAGCTGTTCACAGGCATCGTGCAGGGCGTGCTGTCCACCATGATGGGTTCTCTGGGAGCTGGTCAGGGTAACACTGAGAGCATTGCCCAATTCGTTCAGAGACTTTCTCAAACCAGCAATCTCTTCACTCCTGGAGCTGGAGATGCTGTGG GTTTCTTCGGAGACTTGCTGTCTCTGGTGTGTCAGAGTTTCTCCATGGTGGATATGGTGGTGTTGCTGCATGGCAACCCTCAACCTCTGAGTCGTATCCAGCCTGAACTCGCTGCCTTCTTCAATGAGCACTATCTCAATGGACGAGAGCCTACTGATGCTAATATTTCT ACCGCTGCTGAAGATCTCATTAATGGACTGGAGGAGTATATTGCTGAGAGCTTT TCCACAGTCACAGTGCGAGACGGAGTTGACATCATCCAGACAAACATGTCCTTCCTCAGACAGCAGTTCACACGCATGGCAACGCACATACTCCGCTGTACAG ATCACATGTTTGGTCCTCGCTTGCTGTTTCTGTGCACTCAGGGTCTGTTTGAGTGTCTGGCTCTCAACCTGTACTGTCTAAGAGGAGAGCAGAGGGCCCTTACAGCAGTCATCAACCATCGCATT aGAAGGATGTCTGCAGAAGTAAATCCCAGTCTAGTGAACTGGCTGACCAGTATGATGTCCATGAGGCTGCATGTGATTCTGGACCATAACCCGGTTACAGAGGACCAAATCCAGCATTACGTTCTCTACACACAG CCTGAGTCCGAGTCGAATACGGAGGCAGTCCAGCAGACGCAGAGCCAGAACGTGGAG atgtctcCAGCACCTGCAACTACTGCTGAGGAGGCCATGGCACCTTCAGGAGAGAGAACTGACTCCAGGCAGCCAACTCCAGATCTCATGTCGCTTCACAGGCCATCAGTGAACACCCAGGAATCTTCTGGAATGGCAGCTAATGGGAGGGAGGAGTCAGGAGCAGAGGCGGAGCCATGGGCAGCAGCCGTGCCACCT gAGTGGGTGCCCATCATTAGGCATGACATGCTGTCTCAAAGGAAGATAAAAGCTCAGCCTCCGCTGTCTGATGCTTACCTTCAGGGAATGCCGGCCAAGAGGAGGAAG ACTGCTCAGGGTGAGGGACCACACATTTCGCTCTCGGAGGCCGTGAGCGTCGCTGCCCGAGCAGTAGGAGCACGGCCCATCACTACTCCAGACAACCTGCAGGGGGAGCTGGACACACCAGAACTGCAGGACGCTTACACACAACAG ATTAAGAGTGACCTAAAGAAAAGAGTTAACGAAGACCCAGACTACAATTCTCAGCGTTTCCCAAACACGCACAAGGCTTTCTCTGAAGACTCTTGA